The genomic segment GCCGGAACCGGTCGGACAGGCCCGCGGTCAGCTCGGGCAGCGACATCGTGCGCAGCCGGGCCGCGGCCAGTTCGAGGGCCAGCGGCATGCCGTCCAGCGCCACGGTGATCCGGCGGACGTCGTCCAGGGTGGTCGCGTCGACGTCGAAGCCGGGGCGCACGGCGGCCGCCCGTTCCGTGAAGAGCCGCACCGACGCCGTACGCCGCGCCTGTTCGACGGTGTCGTCCGGACCCGGCAGCGCGAGCGGCCCCAGCGGCACCAGCGCCTCGCCGTCCACGGCCAGCGGCTCGCGGCTGGTGGCCAGCACCCGCATGCCCGCGCAGCGCGGCAGCAGCGAGGCGATCAGGTGGGCGACCGCGTCGACCAGATGCTCGCAGTTGTCGACCACGAGCAGTGTCTCGCGCCCGTCGAGCTGCTCGACCAGCAGGTCGACGTCGCCCGCCTCGACCCGGAGCCGCGCCGCCGGCTCGAACATAGCGCTCCCGCGCAGCCCGGCCGAGGTCAGCAGGGCCGCACCGACCTTCGCGGGCTCGGTGACCGCGGCCAGGTCGACCAGCCACACGCCGTCGCGGAACTCGTGCCGCCGGCGCCGGGCCGCCTCGACCGCCAGCCGGGTCTTGCCCGCACCGCCCGGCCCCAGCACCGTGACGAGGCGCCCGACCGCGAGCAGCCCGTCGATCCGGGCCAGGTCGTCGTCGCGCCCGACAAAGCTGGTCAGCGGCTCGGGCAGGTTGCTTCGTTTCTCCCGTACGGGTTCCCGCGCGCCCACGGCCGGTTCGGCCCGCAGCAGCCGCGTGTGCCGTTCGCGCAGGGCGGCCCCCGGATCGGCGCCGAGCCGGTCGGCCAGCGCCGCGCGCACCGACTCGTACAGGACCAAGGCCTCGGCCTGCCGCCCCTGCGCGGCCAGCGCGTCCATCAGCAGGGCGGCCGCCCGCTCGTGCACCGGATCCGCGGCCAGCAGGGCCGTCAGGCGGGCGGCGGCCGCGGCCGGTTGCCCCAGCGCGAGCTCGGCCTCGGCCAGGTCGGCTGTCGCCTCGGCCCGGATGGTCTCCAGCCACGCCTTCCCGGGCAGAACCGGCGGACCGGCCCACAGTTCGACGGCTTGGCCGAGCACCCGTACGGCCTGGTGCACGTCGCCGGCCCGCAAGCACACCCGCCCGTCGGCGGCGAGGCGCTCGAACCGCAGCGCGTCGACGTCGTCCGGGATCACGTCGAGCCGGTAGCCGGCCTCGTTCTGCACCACCAGCGAGGCCGCCCCGAGCACCCGGCGCAGCCGCGAGACCAGCGACTGCAGCGAGTTGGCGGGGTCGGACGGCCCCGCGCCGGGCCACAGCGCGCCGACCAGGACGGCGGGCTCGACGGATCGGCCGCCGGCGAGCGCCAGCCGTACGAGAAGGCCTCGGAGCCGGGCCCCGGGCACCGGCACGACGGTGTCGCCCACCCGCACCTCGAAGGCGCCGAGCAGCGTCACACGCAGCCGCGTGCCCGAGTCCCCGTGCTCACCCACATGGTCGATCCTCCCGCGCCGGGCCGAGTCCGCCCAACCCGGGGAGGTGCGGCGTCAGCTCTGCGACTCCGGCGCGGCGTGCCGGCCCTTGGTCTCGGCGGCCGCGCGCCGCTCCAGCTCCTCGTCCTTCAACAGATACTTCTTGATGTTGACGGTGGAACGATCGCCGAGATCGTCCGGCTTCGCGGCGTGCCGGCCGGACTGCTGGTTGCTTTCGGTCATGACCGCAGACGGTACCGTCTGCACGCGCCCGGACAAAACATCGACAGACGCCGAATCTGGGCGATCACGCCGGGGTTCCGGCCGGCCCGAGGTCGGCGCCCTGCTCAACCTGTACGCCTGCCACCACCGTTACTGCGGGTCACCAAGACACTTCGGCCGGACGCCCCCGGCAGCGGCAGGAACCGACAATCCCGGCCTCCTTCAGGGCTATCGCCTCGCTACCCCGAGCAACCGAACTGCTCCGCCCAGCCGACGCCGGGCTCACGGGCGGCAGCCGCCTGCGCACACCGGGCCTGCACCGCGACGAAGTGGCCCAGCCGGCCAGCATCTCCACCGACTGCTACGCGTGCCTCGAGCAGTGCCGCGGCGCCAACCCGTCCGAGGAGATCGTGGCGGCCCCGCCTCCACGACGTGCCGGTGTGCGTGCTCACCTCGGGCACTTGCTGCTCGTGCAGCTGCTGCCCCAGGTCACCGACCGGGGCCGCGTGGTGTTCACCGCGAGCGGCACCCACGACCCGGACACCCTGAACGGGCGGCTCGCCGGCAAGACTGTCGAACCGGGCGCCGTCGCCTTGGCGTACGCGAGAACGCTGTCCGCCGGTAAGCGCTACTCGACATCGAAACTGTGCACGGCGATGTACGCGTACGGGCTGGATCGGCGGCTGCGCAAGGCCGGCAGCGCCATTTCCTCGGTCGCTTACGACTCGGGGGCCGTACCGGAAACCGGTTTTCTTCGCGAAATGCCCCGGCCCGTGCAGCGGTTGCCGACCAGCGCCGCAACGAAAACGGTGTCCGGACGAATCGGCGTGATCACGTCCGACGTCGACGAACAGCGCGCGGCGAAACTGTGGGACGACTCCCGCCGGCTCGTGCGGCTCACCGCCGACGAGGAGCCCGCCCCACTGCGCTGAATGCGTACGGTCAGCCCTGCTTGGTGCAGGTGAGGACGATCAAAGTGTCCAGGGCCAGCTTCGTGCCGGCCTTCGCCGACTGCTTCGTGACCGTCCAGTTCTGCGGCAGCACCACCCAGGTGTCGCCCTTGTCGGCCGAGCCGAACTCGACGCGGGTGAAACCCAGCTGCTTGAGCCGGTCGGCGGCCACCGCGGCGTTCTCGCCCCGCAGGTTCGGCACCGTGGCGGTGGCCGGCTTGGGCGGCGTCGTGACGGTGGCCGGCTCGGGCGGCGTCGTGACGGTGGCCGGCTTGGGCGGCGTCGTCACGGTGGCCGGCTCGGGTGGCGTGGTAATGACCGGGGACGAGGGCACTGACTCGGGCTCGGCGGCGAGAGTGGCCGCAGGCGCGGCGACCCCGGTTGTGGCTTTCTCATCGTCATCGCCGAAAGCGGCGGCGATGACCCCGCCGAAACAACAGAGGCCGAGCACGCCACCGACGACGGTCAGGACGACCTTCCCGTTCTTCTTCTTGGCCGGCGGCGGCGGAACGGGCTGACCGTACGCCGCGGGCGGCTGATATCCCGGCGGCTGGGACCACCCGTGGTCCGACGGCGTCGAGGGGTATTGAGGACCGACCGGATCACCGTTCGGCGGCGGACTGGAATACGACATTGCACTCTTTCACGAACTGATCACATGGCGCATGATCCTTGGCCCAAGACCAAGATCATCTGTCTTGAGGCCCATCTAATCCGCCTCGAAGATGCTCGCGAGTAGTCCGTTCGGCCAATTCCCTGAGACGCCACTCACAACGTCCATTGAGGAGGCCCGCATCGCAATACCTGAGTTTACTGTTCCATCGATTTCTCTTCGTTTCGCGGGCCCTGAATCTCAGTCGCCGACTCCACCTCGAATGCCTTCAATACGGCTTGCCATTGCTCCCGAGTCAGGTCGCTTCCCTGTTCCTCACGAGCCTTCTGCAGCGCCTCATATTGCTCCGGGCTGAGAAACATGACATTTTCCGGCACATCGTCCGCCAAGCCGCCATCCGGCACCCGGGAGTCATCCCCATTCCGCACGCGGAAACGATATTCCGCCCGCCCGCCCACCTTCAGACCGGGCCGGGTGTCCCCAGCCAGCCGAGGCTTCCGGGACGAGCCCGCGTCTTGGGCAGGCAGGCGGTCTTGGGCAGGCAGGCGGTCTTGGGCAGGCAGGCGGTCTTGGGCGGGGCGGCGGTCTTGGGCGGTCGGCGGTTTGGGGCGGGTCGGCGGTCTGGGGCGGGTAGGCGGTCTTAAGCGAAACGTCTCGGGCGGAGGCGGCGTCATGAGCGGGCCGGACGCCTCGAGTGCTCGGACGCTTCAGGAGGGCCTGTGTCACAGGCGGCTCGTGCGCCTCAGGCCGGGCGTCCGGGCGGGCCGGACGCCTCGAGCGGGTCAAAGCAAAGGCCGACCTGGGGCCTCGAGCTGAACGGGGGCCTCGGGCTGAATGAGCACTTCAGGCGTCTCGGCAGTCCCCACGTCTCGGTAGGCGCCGCGCCGCGTCTCGGGCAAGCCCGCGTCTCAGGCAAGCCCGCGTCTCGGGCAAGCCCGCGTCTCAGGCAAGCCGGCGGCTCGGGCAAGCCCGCGTCTCAGGCAAGCCGGCGGCTCATTGGCGTGCCTCCGGATCGACACGTTGTCTCCGGCCCGTGACGGCGGCCTTGCTTCAGCCGGCGACGCTCTGCAGGACCACCAGCGTCATCAGCGTGCCGATGGCCCCGGCGACGATGCCGAAGACGGCGCGGCCCCGGCCGTGCACCCCGGGCTCACGGGCCGACCGGACGACCGCCCAGATGCCGAGGCCGAGCGCGAACGGGCCGAGCACCCACACGACCAGCCCGACCAGGCCGAGATAGCCGGCCGCGATCGACTGCCAGCTCCGGCCCGTCGGCAGTAGCCAGTGCACAGGATCGTTCGGCGTGGCACCGACCCCGGGACGGGCCGCCGGTGACGAACGGCTCGGACTCGGGGGCGGTAAGCCCGGATACGGCGGTGGCGGGCCGGGGCTCAGGTACGGCGGGGGTGGCCCGGCGGTCGCATACGGCGCCGGACCGGGGTTCCCGTACGGCGATGGCGGACCGGCGCTCGCCAAGGCCGACGAGGGGTCGGTGCTCGCGTACGGCGGGGGCGGGACGGAGCTCCCGTACAGCGGCGGCGGGACGGAGGTCCCGTACGGCGGGGCCGAGCCGGCGGGCGCATACGGCGACGACGGTGGGCCGGGGCTCCCGTACGGCGGTGGCGGGCCGGGGTTCGGGTGCGCCGGGTAGGTGACCGCCTGCGCGGGGGCGCCGCAGCGGGAGCAGTACGCGGCCTGAACCGGCAGACCCGTGCCACAAGTGGTGCAGAACGACGCGCCGCTCATGGGCTGAACATAATCCGCGCCGGGGGCCGCCGTGTTCATATCGGCCGAGCTCTCGTCGCGCAGGCTGACCGGCTGGGGTCAGGCCGGTGGGCTGGGGCGGCGGGTGTCGGGCGGCTCCGCCCGGGCGGTGCCGGGGACGCTCGGCGCGCATCGAAAGCTGCCCGCGTCCGGCACGT from the Paractinoplanes abujensis genome contains:
- a CDS encoding PASTA domain-containing protein translates to MSYSSPPPNGDPVGPQYPSTPSDHGWSQPPGYQPPAAYGQPVPPPPAKKKNGKVVLTVVGGVLGLCCFGGVIAAAFGDDDEKATTGVAAPAATLAAEPESVPSSPVITTPPEPATVTTPPKPATVTTPPEPATVTTPPKPATATVPNLRGENAAVAADRLKQLGFTRVEFGSADKGDTWVVLPQNWTVTKQSAKAGTKLALDTLIVLTCTKQG
- a CDS encoding DUF4190 domain-containing protein, whose protein sequence is MHWLLPTGRSWQSIAAGYLGLVGLVVWVLGPFALGLGIWAVVRSAREPGVHGRGRAVFGIVAGAIGTLMTLVVLQSVAG